The Bacillus sp. SM2101 genome includes the window ATAAAATTCAAGTTGGACAAGTACTAAAAGTCTATGCTAATAGTGGTTCTAATGATGGTGGAGGCACAGAAGATCCTAATCTGACTACGTACACCGTAGTATCGGGAGATAGTTTAAGTGGCATCGCCCAACGATTTGGAATGACATTAGCAGAAATACAATCATTAAATAACATTAGTGACCCTAATAAAATTCAAATTGGACAAGTGCTAAAAGTCTATGCTAATAGTGGTACTGGAGATAACCCTGATTTACCAGACATTGGGGATGGTGGAGCGTCTGTAACTTATGTAACTGAAAGCCAATTGAATGAAATTGGATGGTCAAGTCAATTTCTTTCAGAAGCTATCTTAAATGATTTGAATAGTTGCTTAGAAAGATATAACATAACAACTAGATCTAGGCTTTGTCATTTTATTAGTCAATGTAGTCATGAATCGGGAGCAGGTAGATGGACTAAAGAATTAGCGTCTGGTGAGGATTATGAAGGACGTACCGATTTAGGAAATACTGAACCTGGTGATGGTCCAAAGTACAAAGGTGGAGGTTACATTCAATTAACAGGTCGTTACAACTATACACAATTTGCTAATGCAATGGGCGATCCTGAAATTCTAAACCAAGGTGTGGATTATGTCGCAGCTAATTATCCATGGTCAAGTGCTGGATTTTGGTGGAATAATAATAATATGAATGCATTATGTGATACTAATCCAACCGTTGAAGCAGTAACAAGAAGAGTAAATGGTGGTACAAATGGCTTAGATGACCGTATTATGTATTACAACCGAGCTATTCAGGTATTCTAAAAAAATAAAATATAGTGTTAACTACAAAAGAGGGTGTTCATTTTTCAAACACCCTCTTCTTCTTATAAAATTAATAGAATGTCTAATTACTCAATCTTCATTTTTTTGATGAGATTTATGATTTTTTCATCGTTACCTGTGTCAACGGACACAAGTTTTGTATTTTTAATAATATCTGTGTAGAATTTTTCACCAGCAGGATAAATACCATCCCAACGCAAAGGAATATTGTAGACATTTATAGTGCCATCCCCATTACCACTATATGTTACTGAACCATCCACTAATCGAGAACCCGCTAACTGAATAACATCTTCCGGATAGTTAGCACTAGTGTCATCATTAAGATTAAGTGGTGTTCCAGCTAAAATACGACGAACGTATAATCCATCTATCTCTTGATTTGGCCCAAGTTGCAACCAAATTCTAGCATATTCAATTTCTGCATAAGAATATTTAGACAATGGATTATCTGCTTCGCTTTCAAACGAATTATTTACACCTTCCATTTTTACTTCTTCTGAAAAGGTTTCATTATAGTTTTCCGTTTTCGTTTCCTCTGTTTCTGTTGTGGACTCCGACTCAACTTCATTATTATCTATCTGGCTACTTTCTTCTGTAACGTCGAGTTTTTTTTCTGATTGGGTAGTAGACACATTATCTGAAGCACTTATAAATGATGCTTTGTTTGTACCGCTATTACAGCCAGCGAGCAATAGAATAAGTAATAATAGGGTAACA containing:
- a CDS encoding LysM peptidoglycan-binding domain-containing protein — encoded protein: MTITFTQSITTYTVKSGDNLSSIAQRFGMTLAEIQSLNNISDPNKIQIGQVLKVYTNSGSSDGGGTGDPNLTTYTVVSGDSLSGIAQRFGMTLAEIQSLNNISDPNKIQVGQVLKVYANSGSSDGGGTEDPNLTTYTVVSGDSLSGIAQRFGMTLAEIQSLNNISDPNKIQVGQVLKVYANSGSSDGGGTEDPNLTTYIVVSGDSLSGIAQRFGMTLAEIQSLNNISDPNKIQVGQVLKVYANSGSNDGGGTEDPNLTTYTVVSGDSLSGIAQRFGMTLAEIQSLNNISDPNKIQIGQVLKVYANSGTGDNPDLPDIGDGGASVTYVTESQLNEIGWSSQFLSEAILNDLNSCLERYNITTRSRLCHFISQCSHESGAGRWTKELASGEDYEGRTDLGNTEPGDGPKYKGGGYIQLTGRYNYTQFANAMGDPEILNQGVDYVAANYPWSSAGFWWNNNNMNALCDTNPTVEAVTRRVNGGTNGLDDRIMYYNRAIQVF